One stretch of Arachis duranensis cultivar V14167 chromosome 1, aradu.V14167.gnm2.J7QH, whole genome shotgun sequence DNA includes these proteins:
- the LOC127748309 gene encoding zinc finger BED domain-containing protein RICESLEEPER 2-like: protein MQTQPPSLPPLPPHSDQNNEGTRSKRRRGKANVADESPNPGQSEEQGTRNTRKHVRLRSWTWEHFKKDDSGPKSRAICKWCCAHILNLVVNDGLKDMYSSINKIRNAVRYVRTSPSRMDRFKSCIKEARIQDCSCVQLDVPTRWNSTYIMLDSALKFQKAFKRLSERDAEFVMMQGGIPKNEDWDNARCFMSSLKTWADSNDILFKGMATKMKAKHDKYWDNLRNMNMMIFVAVVLDPRYKIKFVEWSFQRLFEKEDVDFLCGKVNEVFNDLFNSYMVALNSDQAHQSAQHSQDVDMDDSAFDDVRFAAAFENDVQASESVNTNEVDLYLMGSLEKPVDPSSFDILTWWKVTSNNYKYPVLSQIAMDILAMPVSTIASEPASSTRGRMLNQYRSSLTPKIVEVLICAQNWFRANSLPIDLEESFEEFEKLEKELEPIPQLIDEEDSGDESD, encoded by the exons ATGCAGACGCAGCCGCCATCGCTGCCGCCACTACCGCCGCACAGTGATCAGAACAATGAAGGAACTAGATCTAAGAGGAGGAGAGGCAAAGCAAATGTTGCTGATGAGTCACCTAATCCTGGCCAGTCTGAGGAACAAGGTACACGTAACACTAGAAAACATGTTAGACTTAGATCTTGGACTTGGGagcattttaaaaaagatgataGTGGTCCCAAATCTAGGGCTATATGTAAGTG GTGTTGTGCTCATATCTTGAACTTGGTGGTGAATGATGGTTTGAAGGATATGTATtcttcaattaataaaattagaaatgcTGTTAGATATGTCCGTACTTCTCCTAGTCGTATGGATAGGTTTAAAAGTTGCATTAAAGAGGCTAGGATCCAAGACTGCTCTTGTGTGCAATTAGATGTCCCCACTAGGTGGAATTCCACTTACATAATGCTTGATAGTGCTTTAAAATTCCAAAAGGCCTTCAAGAGGTTAAGTGAGAGGGATGCTGAGTTTGTAATGATGCAAGGGGGCATTCCAAAGAATGAAGATTGGGATAATGCAAGATGTTTTATGAg TTCTTTGAAGACTTGGGCTGATAGTAATGACATATTATTTAAGGGTATGGCTACAAAAATGAAGGCTAAACATGATAAATATTGGGATAACTTGAGAAACATGAATATGATGATTTTTGTTGCTGTCGTACTTGACCCTAGATACAAGATTAAGTTTGTTGAGTGGAGTTTTCAAAGGTTGTTTGAGAAGGAGGATGTTGATTTCTTATGTGGTAAGGTGAATGAAGTATTCAATGACTTGTTTAACAGCTATATGGTTGCTCTCAATAGTGATCAAGCACACCAATCTGCACAACATAGCCAAGATGTGGATATGGATGATAGTGCCTTTGATGATGTTCGCTTTGCGGCAGCATTTGAAAATGATGTACAAGCAAGTGAGAGTGTCAACACAAATGAAGTGGATTTATATCTCATGGGGTCATTGGAGAAACCAGTTGATCCAAgtagttttgatattttaacTTGGTGGAAAGTGACCTCTAACAATTACAAATATCCTGTTCTAAGTCAAATTGCGATGGATATTCTAGCTATGCCGGTATCAACGATTGCTTCTGAACCCGCCTCTAGCACTAGAGGTAGAATGCTTAATCAATATAGGAGCTCTCTTACTCCAAAAATAGTTGAAGTTTTGATTTGTGCACAAAATTGGTTTCGAGCCAATTCATTGCCAATTGACCTTGAGGAGTCTtttgaagaatttgaaaaacTTGAGAAAG aACTTGAGCCAATTCCTCAACTAATAGATGAAGAAGACTCTGGTGATGAATCTGATTAG
- the LOC107494130 gene encoding LOW QUALITY PROTEIN: uroporphyrinogen-III synthase, chloroplastic-like (The sequence of the model RefSeq protein was modified relative to this genomic sequence to represent the inferred CDS: substituted 1 base at 1 genomic stop codon), whose translation MDNVFDWIVITSPKAGSVFLEAXRAAGMPHVKIGVVGTGTASIFKEAMQSSKELLDVAFAPSKATGKVSATKLPKIGNKTTVLYPASEKASNEIEEGLSKRGFEVIRMNTYTMVPVQNVDEMVLKQALASPVVTVASPSAIRK comes from the exons ATGG ATAATGTGTTTGATTGGATTGTCATAACTTCCCCAAAAGCTGGTTCAGTCTTTCTAGAGGCATAGAG AGCTGCTGGGATGCCTCATGTCAAAATAGGCGTTGTTGGCACCGGCACTGCAAGCATTTTCAAGGAAGCTATGCAATCTTCGAAGGAATTGCTTGATGTTGCCTTCGCACCATCAAAAG CAACAGGAAAGGTTTCGGCTACAAAACTTCCAAAGATTGGAAATAAAACAACTGTTCTATACCCTGCTTCTGAAAAGGCCAGCAATGAGATTG AGGAAGGACTTTCCAAGCGTGGATTTGAGGTTATTAGGATGAATACATACACAATG GTGCCAGTTCAAAATGTAGACGAAATGGTTCTTAAGCAGGCACTTGCTTCCCCTGTTGTCACTGTAGCTTCACCATCTGCTATTCG GAAatga